From the genome of Solanum dulcamara chromosome 12, daSolDulc1.2, whole genome shotgun sequence:
CTTTGTCACTTATTGTTGTTGAAAAGTGAGCTTTTTTGGTGCTGCTTCCTTGGTAACATCATGTTTTAAACTTCCTATACCAACATTGTCCATAGCATATTTTAGAAAACAACAAAAGGGTATAAATTTTACTATATCACTTGTGATGTTAAAGACCACCAGtagtttttccaaattttgaacTGAAATCTTCCAAGTCTAATTGAAGTTGAATTTGAACAGAAATAATCAGAAACTAGACTATTGTACCATATAGTTTAGGTTAAACCGGTACAATGAGAATCATCATGGCTGACAGCCTGACGCTACCACTGTTTTGTTGCCCAAAATTTTCCAACttcacccaaatagaataaaaaaaaacttttggaaaatatgtatatacacTCGATTCCTAATCGAAATAACTtcaattatgtttatttatttgaaagGAGGAAAAATGGAGGTAATATTGATGCCTAAGTATTAATCTGTATTGGAATGAATGTCAATGACGATGAATAAGAATTGAAAATTGGTAACATACGTAAATGTAGAATTGAGGCTAAAAGAGTATCTGGATTAATTGAATTAACGATGCTCTCTGGTAGTTCAAGGTCGAGATAGTGTTGGTCAACCAATTAAGTGGCTTGTGAGGTACATTAACTATTAGTAAATAATTGAGTTAGCTGTAGCAGTGCTACAGACGGTCTAACGAGAGGAGTTGAAGTCATTGACATAAGAGCTCCTATAAGTGTTCCGGTTGGGGGAGTTGACTCTGGGACACATTGTTAATGTGATGGGAGAGCCTGGTAATAATTTAGGGCCATCCGATATTAGTACACcatctcctattcatagttttTGAACAGTTGGAACAAAGAAGGGTAAGTCTTCAATCAATATTGAAATAAGAGGAGATGTCTTTCATTTTCAAGACAATTATAAGTGAAAAATGATTCTTCCACACAGATTAAAGAAGATGAAAACGGATATTGAAAGCTTGTGAGAGTTACCAAGCCTGAAAACCAAAAAGTGTTGAACTAATTTTTGTTGTGTGTGTAAAAATTCATTGAGAAACATTCTTAGGCTTGAGGAAAGTTTAAATTGTTGTCCTTACacctaaattaaataaaatcttttgttCAATAGCATCAACTTCTATCTTGTTTAATTGTTCCAAAATTTAACAAGGACCAGCTAAGTTTTCACTTGAAAACAATACAATAAAGAAAACCCCATTATGGACTTGTGTCTTATGTCACCAGATTGTGTCGAGTTCAATATTTAAGTAGAGAAAGGTAGAGGGATGGTCTCATCATCCCGAGTTTCAAAGGCTATAGTTGACCCAAAGGATTGATTTGGGTCTTGACAGATTTCTcaatcacaaaaataaattaaaaaaaagttgcaCCAGGATATTCTTAATTCAAGACGACATTTGATAAATATATGGCaagatttttatattaaaaaattgcaTCATTCATGAACAACTGCAAGTTAAATTTCTATACTATGCTTTCTTTGAGACATGACATAATGATTAATAAGGTAAAATCATGACGTCTTTTTTGGGGGGTTCTAATCTAATTCTATTCTCCCAACGTTTTAGTGCAACTTAGCATTAGCCATGCTCCAGGCATTTAGACTCACAATTGTGATTGCCTCCTTGCCATTGTTGAAGGCAAACAAATGTGCTTTGTCAAATATCGCCAACGTTGGATAAACCCTTGATGTAATGCATGTTTTTCCTCCAGCACCAAAACTTTCGACTACTGAATTATCAATCTGCAAATGTAACCAAATTATCAAAACACGCGAAATTTGTAAAATAAATCAACAAAGAATATGAGGGAATTCAATTCAACACACATttgaggaaaagaaagaaagagagctTACCAAACTTCTAAGAGACAATTTTTTGTCTGCTAAATCTACATCCACATATCCAGCAAATGATGGTTTGTACATAGTTGTTTCATTCTTTAGGCTGGACCTGGTGACACCATTTGAATTAAACAAGGGAACAAACAAATGACTCAATTAAAGTTGAATAAAATATtgtcaatttatgtgatacattatttttttaatattctcCAGAAAGAATATTTATCTTTGTATACATTGCAAGAATTCAACTTAAAAATTTCGATCACAAATTTCAATAATCTTTCTTTAATTATGTGTGGATAAATTATAACGAAATGAGTAATTTATAGTGGAAGTGCAATgagataacaaaaataacaattttttttgttggtgAGATGTTTAAAATGAAAGAACAAACCTCGAGGCATCGGAACACATGAGAACCTTATATTTATCTTGTGCTTTGAAAATTCTGAAGAAAACAGGTGTGTATTCTTCCAAATTGCTAGAAGCCAAAGTTAGGAGCCCAAAAGGCCCAAGTCCACCCTGGACCATTGAACCCTTAATGGCGCATACATCTTGTGCGTAAAGATCAGCCCAGCTAGGATCAAATGGCTCTGCCTTGTCCAAGCTTGCGAATGagaaaatcacttcaacatcAGCCTACAATTTTCGTGAATGACCCAATTTCAAACTTAATTTGTCTTTACACATCTCAAATGAGTataaaatgaaaggaaaaaaaaaagaaattaagcCCAAACCTGTGCAACTGTGATTCCTTTGATTTCAACCTTTTGTCCCTTGTTTAACTTTTGATTGTTTAATTGGACCTTTTTCTCTCTTAGAGTTTTTAATTCTTCAACAGGCCATTGAACTAATTGTTTTCCACTTGGATCAAGCCATAATTTGCGAGGGATAGGGTGAACTCCGGCCCATCCTTtcctcacatcgtcatcaacaGTATCTGATTCATTAGCCCAACCCAACAAAATCCTTCGGTTCTTTCCACTATCAAAGAATGTCTTGGATGCATAATAATTACCATAATCGAGTCTCAATCCTTTCCAGCCATCAATAGAAGTGTTATCTGGAAAGTATCTATCTTTTTTGGTATCATAAGTACCAACTGTGTAGTGATCGAACCTTGTAACGTCAAAGCTAATCTTAAGAACATGCTTAATGTTTTTGCCATTGTATGATGTGTCCAAACCATCTGTATTGTTTAATGACACTGGAAAAAAATCAGGACATTCCCAATTTCCAGTGCCGGTGGCTGAGTGAAGTGGGTGTTGGGCTTTGGTCCATTTCATGAAGTCCTTACTTCTGTACAATATTACCTTTCCTCTATGATTCCTTGCACTCCCAACCAAGGTTCTCCAACGACCATCTTGGCCCCTCCAAGCTGTCGTTGGATCACGAAATAGGGTTTTATTGATGCTTATGTCAGCAACGATCAATGGATTATTATCGGGCTTGATCCACTTACGGAGGTATGAATCAGACATGTTAGCTGGGATTGCATAGTTTTGGACTTGTGTCTTGTTACCATCCACGATTCCGGTGTAGAGGATAATGGGCTTGTTGCCTGGCAAGATTGTGGCTGACCCGGACCATGTACCATACTTGTCGAATACTTTGGACGGGTAGATAGCGGGCTCAAGTGGGATCCAATTGATCAAGTCTCTTGAGACTGAATGAGCCCAAACAATATTACCCCATACTGCTCCCTTTGGGTTGTACTGGTAGAATAGATGGTAGACTCCATTGTAATACATTGGGCCTGTTAAGaacaaaaatgacaaaaaggaaaaattgctaagtaaatataatttaattatgaaCCAAAAGAAGTATTTGTAAAGGAAATTTCTGACTCACCATTTGGATCTGTTATTTGTTTGAAGCATCATGAAGAAACCATGAAAAAAAAGGGAACAATTGAGATTGATTAGTAAAAACACAATTAAATGCAATTGAGATATATTTATAGCAAGAAGTTAAAACATCATTGTAGAATGTTAAAATCAAAACCTAAGGGGAGCTATAGCATATAAACAAATAGTACATGATCATCCATCTAAATAAATAGTTTTAGATGAAGAATTCATGCACATATTTTGAAGTATTGATGGATGAGCTTTCACTATCACtggaaaaatacaaaaatctaGGAAATGTAAAAAACGTTTACTGGTTTTTTTAAATTCTGTCATAGAAATCTACCCAATTTTCTTGTAAGTTTCTAAAGGGAACCAACTCTTGCAAGACCCACAACCCTTCAAAAAAGGGACAAATGGAAATGAAAACAAGAAATTAATGAattgtaataaaaaaaagtttcacGGGTGGACCTACGATTGAAGTTACGAGTCAACATAAATCAATAACTTAATCTTAAAATacttaatatgtataaataatctaTTCAACATTTagtaagtaaaaaataattatagtccATAGTAGAAATTCTAAATTTACTTATGAATTTCTACGACGATCTTTAAGataaaaatatacaataataatagaaCGTGCTCATGTGAATCCAAATGCAAATTGTTCATTCTTCttcgtaaatttaaattttaaattcgttTCGAACAGGATAGCAAACAAGTCTAAAAAGAAGAATTAAATGAAGACAAAAGACGAGCAGAAATTTGATAACCGACGTGCCCAAAGACCAAAGACTTTCCGACAAGTTGCCAATATTGTCCAGAAACATTTTGACTTTTCTTTATTCCTCGaatataaacaaaaaataaaaagtgtcTTTTTCtagttctttattttttctatttctatgATAGTAACAACAaggattatatatattatttttatattatattactattattatttctatttttttttaagaaaaaaactgAATTGTCAATAGAATAAACGAAATCTGAACGATAGACTCatttatgttttaatttaaatttactttTCAGCTTTACGTCATATATTTTGGCTCGATATATTTCACGTAATCACTTCACATGCTTTATTTGTATagattaatattattatatgattgGTTCAGATTCTACCACCAACCCACGTACCCCACCTAGTTGGAGTGGGTGGTGGCAATAGCAAAACCAGAATTTTAATTTtggaaattcaaaatttgaagaagtagacaTATAAAATTATCGAAGCGATTTCAATATCtactatataca
Proteins encoded in this window:
- the LOC129877267 gene encoding beta-fructofuranosidase, insoluble isoenzyme 1, which codes for MYYNGVYHLFYQYNPKGAVWGNIVWAHSVSRDLINWIPLEPAIYPSKVFDKYGTWSGSATILPGNKPIILYTGIVDGNKTQVQNYAIPANMSDSYLRKWIKPDNNPLIVADISINKTLFRDPTTAWRGQDGRWRTLVGSARNHRGKVILYRSKDFMKWTKAQHPLHSATGTGNWECPDFFPVSLNNTDGLDTSYNGKNIKHVLKISFDVTRFDHYTVGTYDTKKDRYFPDNTSIDGWKGLRLDYGNYYASKTFFDSGKNRRILLGWANESDTVDDDVRKGWAGVHPIPRKLWLDPSGKQLVQWPVEELKTLREKKVQLNNQKLNKGQKVEIKGITVAQADVEVIFSFASLDKAEPFDPSWADLYAQDVCAIKGSMVQGGLGPFGLLTLASSNLEEYTPVFFRIFKAQDKYKVLMCSDASRSSLKNETTMYKPSFAGYVDVDLADKKLSLRSLIDNSVVESFGAGGKTCITSRVYPTLAIFDKAHLFAFNNGKEAITIVSLNAWSMANAKLH